The following coding sequences are from one Anolis sagrei isolate rAnoSag1 chromosome 6, rAnoSag1.mat, whole genome shotgun sequence window:
- the LOC132778034 gene encoding olfactory receptor 5AP2-like, with translation MVNETTVTEFILLGLSSSPVAQFFLFGLFLVIYLAVLIGNILILLMISFDKRFHNPMYFFLFNLSVVDIGYTTSTVPKMLLSYLSQDKTISLAGCFTQMYFFISFGGIECLLLGFMAYDRYAAICHPLHYNVLMRPKVCVCLAATAWILGLSNSGVHTGLMSHLSFCRDNVIQHFFCDVPPLFQLSCSNTLFNQIVTFVVGGSVIMGPFLAILVSYVYIVVAILMIRTKEGRLKAFSTCASHLIVVSIYYGTIIFTYIRPNSSYSQAQDQISSVFYAILTPMLNPIIYSLRNKDVQRVFRKVMQGK, from the coding sequence ATGGTGAATGAAACAACTGTCACTGAATTTATACTCCTGGGACTCTCCAGCAGCCCAGTAGCACAATTCTTTCTCTTTGGTCTCTTTCTTGTCATTTATTTAGCAGTCTTGATTGGGAATATTCTTATCCTGCTAATGATCAGCTTTGACAAAAGGTTTCACAATCCCAtgtattttttccttttcaatcTCTCCGTGGTGGATATTGGTTACACAACTTCTACTGTCCCCAAGATGCTCCTGAGTTACCTTTCCCAAGACAAGACAATTTCCCTAGCAGGCTGCTTCACCCAAATgtatttcttcatctcctttggTGGGATTGAGTGCCTCCTACTAGGTTTCATGGCATATGACCGGTATGCAGCTATTTGTCACCCACTGCACTATAATGTGCTGATGCGCCCAAAAGTGTGTGTTTGTCTTGCAGCAACTGCTTGGATTCTTGGCTTGTCTAACTCAGGAGTGCATACTGGCTTGATGTCTCATCTGTCTTTTTGTCGGGATAATGTCATTCAGCACTTTTTCTGTGACGTCCCACCTCTGTTCCAACTCTCCTGTTCTAACACTCTGTTCAACCAAATTGTTACTTTTGTAGTGGGTGGAAGTGTGATCATGGGTCCATTTCTGGCTATCCTGGTGTCTTATGTCTACATAGTTGTAGCTATCCTTATGATCCGCACAAAAGAAGGGCGTCTGAAAGCATTCTCCACTTGTGCTTCTCACCTTATTGTTGTGAGCATTTATTATGGGACCATCATCTTCACATACATACGTCCAAACTCCAGTTACTCTCAGGCCCAAGACCAAATCTCGTCTGTGTTCTATGCAATACTAACACCTATGCTTAATCCAATCATATATAGCTTGAGGAACAAGGATGTACAAAGAGTATTCCGGAAAGTAATGCAGGGAAAATAA
- the LOC132778035 gene encoding olfactory receptor 5AP2-like, which yields MESQHEMVNETTVTEFILLGLSSRPAVQFSLFGLFLIIYLVTLIWNIFILLMISMVKRLHNPMYFFLFNLSVVDIGYTTSTVPKMLLNYLSQDKTISLAGCFTQMYFFISFGGVECLLLGFMAYDRYAAICHPLHYNVLMRPKVCVCLAATAWILGLSNSGVHAGLMSRLSFCRNNVIQHFFCDIPPLFQLSCSNTQVNQIVTFVVGGSVIMGPFLVILVSYVYIVIAILMIRTKEGRLKAFSTCASHLTVVNIYYGTIIFTYIRPNSSYSQEQDQILPVFYGILTPMLNPIIYSLRNKDVQRVFWKVMKGK from the coding sequence ATGGAGTCACAACATGAGATGGTGAATGAAACGACTGTCACTGAATTTATACTCCTGGGACTCTCCAGCCGTCCAGCAGTGCAATTCTCTCTCTTTGGTCTCTTTCTCATCATTTATTTAGTAACCTTGatttggaacatttttatcctacTCATGATCAGCATGGTCAAAAGACTTCACAATCCCAtgtattttttccttttcaatcTCTCCGTGGTGGATATTGGGTACACAACTTCTACTGTCCCCAAGATGCTCCTGAATTATCTTTCCCAAGACAAGACAATTTCCCTAGCAGGCTGCTTCACCCAAATgtatttcttcatctcctttggTGGGGTTGAATGCCTCCTATTAGGTTTCATGGCATATGACCGGTATGCAGCTATTTGTCACCCACTGCACTATAATGTGCTGATGCGCCCAAAAGTGTGTGTTTGTCTTGCAGCAACAGCTTGGATTCTTGGCTTGTCTAACTCAGGAGTACATGCTGGCTTGATGTCTCGTCTGTCTTTCTGTCGGAATAATGTCATTCAGCACTTTTTCTGTGACATCCCACCTCTGTTCCAACTCTCCTGCTCTAACACTCAGGTCAACCAAATTGTTACTTTTGTAGTGGGTGGAAGTGTTATCATGGGTCCATTTCTGGTTATCCTGGTGTCTTACGTCTATATAGTCATAGCTATCCTTATGATCCGCACAAAAGAAGGGCGTCTGAAAGCATTCTCTACCTGTGCTTCTCACCTGACTGTTGTGAACATATATTATGGGACTATCATCTTCACATACATACGACCAAATTCCAGCTATTCTCAGGAACAGGACCAGATCTTGCCTGTGTTCTATGGCATCCTAACACCTATGCTCAATCCAATCATATATAGCTTGAGGAACAAGGATGTGCAAAGAGTATTCTGGAAAGTAATGAAGGGAAAATAG
- the LOC132779399 gene encoding olfactory receptor 5F1-like produces MERKNQTTLKEFILMGLSDDPTVKILLFVIGLLMYLFTVAGNLAIILLIQIDQHLHTPMYFLLNNLSFAEICYITTTMPKMLWDLSSGDKTISFAGCMVQMYSFLTTAATEGALLSAMAYDRYAAICHPLHYTILMSQPTCKWLLAASWIIGNLNAMVNTAFVFSQNFCSSNKIAHFFCDIPPVLHLSCSDTFLAEMGTFIISGSIMITTLILIVLSYFLIVSAVLRIHSVQTRIKTFSTCASHLTVVSIFYSTAIFTYMRPSSSHSTGKDRLISILYTIITPFLNPLIYSFRNKEIRTALLDILGRKKHCVL; encoded by the coding sequence ATGGAAAGAAAGAATCAAACAACTCTGAAAGAATTCATCCTGATGGGACTGTCAGATGATCCTACAGTCAAGATCTTGCTCTTTGTTATTGGTTTGTTGATGTACTTATTCACAGTAGCAGGGAACCTAGCTATCATTCTTTTGATCCAAATTGACCAGCATCTCCACACTCCCATGTACTTCTTGTTGAACAATCTCTCCTTTGCTGAAATCTGTTATATCACCACCACCATGCCAAAGATGTTATGGGATCTCTCATCGGGGGATAAGACCATCTCCTTTGCTGGCTGTATGGTCCAAATGTATTCCTTTCTAACCACTGCTGCCACAGAAGGCGCCCTACTCTCTGCCATGGCATATGATCGCTATGCTGCCATTTGCCATCCATTGCACTATACTATACTTATGAGCCAACCTACATGCAAGTGGCTTCTAGCAGCTTCATGGATTATTGGAAATCTCAATGCCATGGTCAATACAGCCTTTGTCTTCTCCCAGAACTTCTGCAGTTCCAATAAAATTGCACACTTCTTTTGTGACATCCCACCTGTCCTGCATCTTTCATGCTCTGATACCTTCCTTGCTGAAATGGGGACCTTCATTATCTCTGGAAGCATCATGATAACAACTCTCATCTTGATTGTCCTCTCTTATTTCCTCATTGTCTCAGCTGTGCTCAGAATCCATTCAGTTCAGACTAGAATCAAAACATTCTCCACGTGTGCCTCCCACCTGACTGTAGTTAGCATCTTCTACAGTACTGCCATCTTTACATACATGCGTCCCTCCTCCAGTCACTCCACGGGAAAGGATCGCCTGATCTCTATATTGTACACCATCATCACTCCTTTCCTGAACCCTCTAATCTACAGCTTCAGGAACAAAGAAATACGAACAGCATTACTGGACATTCTTGGAAGGAAAAAACATTGCGTACTCTGA